ACCGGAGCCTCGTGCCCGGACGCGGAGGCGACCCCGAGAGGTACGGCACGGCAGCCGTCCGAATGACAAGGGAGTCACAGTGCGCAAGACCACACGGAAGTTCCTGGCCGTCACGGCCAGCGTCGCGAGCATCGCCCTCCTGGCGACGGCCTGCTCGTCGGACGACGACCCCGCTCCCGCCGGGACCGGCGGCGAGGCGACGCCGGACACCAGCAAGCCGATCACGCTGACGGTCGCGACGTTCAACAACTTCGGCTACACCGAGGAGCTCCTCGCCGAGTACTCGAAGACGCACCCGAACGTCACGGTCAAGCAGACGATCGCGGCCAAGTCGGAGGACGCCCGCACCAACCTCACGACCAAGCTCGCCGCCGGTGGCGCGGGCCTGGCGGACGTCGAGGCCATCGAGATCGACTGGCTCCCCGAGCTCGTCCAGTCGTCCGACAAGTTCCTCGACCTGAAGTCCGACGAGGTCGAGGGCCGCTGGCTCGAGTTCAAGACGAAGCCGGCCACGGCGGCCGACGGCAAGCTCATCGGCTACGGCACCGACGTCGGCCCCGAGGCCATCTGCTACCGCTCCGACCTGTTCGAGGCCGCGGGCCTGCCGAGCGACCCGGCCGAGGTGGCCGAGCTCCTCGGTGGCGACGGCGCCACGTGGGACAAGTACTTCGAGGTCGGCAAGACCTTCGTCGACAAGTCGGACAGCGCCTGGTTCGACTCGGCCAACGCCATCTACCAGGGCATGGTCAACCAGCTCGAGGCCGCCTACGAGAACCCGGACGGCACCCCGATCCCGCTCGGCGAGAACGACGCGGTCAAGGGCCTCTACGAGACCGTGACCGGTGCCGACGTGCAGGAGCTGTCCGCGCACCTCGGCCAGTGGTCGGACGACTGGACGGCTGCGTTCCAGAAGAGCGGCTTCGCGACCATGCTCTGCCCGGCGTGGATGACCGGCCCGATCGAGCAGAACTCGGGTGGCATCACCGGCTGGAACATCGCGGACGTCTTCCCCGGCGGCGGCGGCAACTGGGGCGGCTCGTACCTGACGGTCCCGGCGGCGGGCCCGAACGCTGAGGCGGCCAAGGAGCTCGCGGCGTGGCTCACCTCGCCCGAGATCCAGATCAAGGCGTTCCTCAACGCCGGTACGTTCCCGAGCCAGACCGAGGCGCTGTCCGACCCGGCCCTCACGGGTGCGACGAACAAGTTCTTCAACGACGCCCCCGTCGGCACGATCTTCGGCAACCGCTACAAGGCCATCGAGGTGACGCCGTTCAAGGGCCCGAACTACTTCTCGATCCACACGGCCGTGGGCAACGCGATCACGAAGGTCGACGTCGAGAAGTCGGCTGACTCGGCCGCCGCGTGGCAGGGCGCGCTCGACGAGTTCAACGCGCTGGGTCTCTGACCCCGGTCGGGCCGGGCACCTCGGTGCCCGGCCCGATCAGCCGGGTGCCGGGCTGAGGAAGGCCGGCACATCGGATCCGAGCGGCGCCCGGCGGGAGCCCTTGCCCCTGTGGGAGCAGGGCACCCGCCGGGCGCCGTGTCCACTCACGCCGTCATGAGGTGGTCATGTCCGTCCAGTCACCCGTCGAGCCCGAGAGCGATCTCGCGCCGGCACCGCGGCAGCCGCGCCGCGTGGGCTTCTCCCAGACGCTGAGCCGCTGGGACGTCAAGGTCTCGCCCTACCTGTACATCTCGCCGTTCTTCATCCTGTTCTTCATCACGGGCCTGTTCCCGATCCTGTACACGGGCTACGTCTCCGTGCACAAGTGGCAGCTCCTGCAGGGCCAGGGTGACTTCGTCGGCTTCGACAACTACACCCAGGTGTTCCAGCAGAAGGACTTCTGGCTGTCCCTGCGCAACACCCTCTCGATCTTCGTCATCTCGGCCGTCCCCCAGGTCATCGCCGCGATCCTCATCGCCGCGTTCCTCGACCAGAACCTGCGCGCCAAGACGTTCTGGCGCATGGGCGTCCTGCTCCCCTACGTCGTCGCCCCCGTGGCCGTCGGCCTCATCTTCGGTCGCCTCTTCGCCGACCAGTCCGGCCTCATCAACAGCTGGCTCGGGGTGTTCGGGATCGACCCGGTGGGCTGGCACGTCGACCCCCTGGCGAGCCACATCGCGATCGCGACGATGGTCAACTTCCGCTGGACCGGCTACAACGCGCTGATCTTCCTGGCCGCGATGCAGGCCGTGCCCCGCGAGCTCTACGAGGCCGCGATCATCGACGGTGCCGGGCGCGTCCGGAGCTTCTTCTCCGTGACCATCCCGCAGATCCGCGCGACCGTCGTGTTCGTCGTGATCACGTCGACCATCGGTGGTCTGCAGATCTTCGACGAGCCGCGCGTGTTCGACAGCGCGGGTGCCGGTGGCGCCTCGCGCCAGTGGCTCACGACGACGCTGTACCTGTACAACACCGGCTGGAGCGGCCAGTACAACCTCGGTCGCGCCGCCGCCGTCGCATGGCTGCTGTTCCTGCTGATCCTCGCGATCGGTCTCGTCAACTTCGCGCTCACCCAGCGGATCGCCAGTGGATCCTCGTCGGGCCCGGGCAAGAAGGCGAAGAAGCAGTCCAGGCGCTACGACGCGAACAGGAAGTCGGCATGAACTCCATCCCCGCCATCGAGCAGATCGCCGGCCGCGGTGCCGCGCGGGCTGCCGCGCGCCGGACGAACCGCAGGGTGGGTGGCTACGACCGCCGCCCGCACTGGGTGAGCTACGTCCTGCTCGGCATCGTCGTGCTGATCGGCATCCTGCCGATCTACTACACGCTCGTCATCGGGTCCTCCGACCCGGTCGCGATCGCACAGAAGGCTCTGCCCCAGGTCTTCCCGGACGCGAGCCTGTTCGACAACTTCAAGCGGGTCATCGACGCGGACGCCTTCAGCTTCTGGAAGGCCGTCTGGAACTCGGTGGTCATCGCGGTCGTCGTCTCGGCGTCCACGGTGCTGTTCTCCACGCTCGCCGGGTTCGCGTTCGCGAAGCTGCGCTTCCCCGGCCGCCGGGGGCTGCTGGTCTTCGTCATCGCGACGATGGCCATCCCCACGCAGCTCGGCGTCGTCCCGCTGTACATCATCATGACGAAGCTCGGCTGGATCGGGCACCTGCAGGCCATCATCGTCCCGGCCCTGGTCGGCGCGTTCGGTGTGTTCTGGATGACGCAGTACCTCGAGGAGGCTCTCCCCTACGAGCTCATCGAAGCCGCCCGCGTCGACGGTGCCTCCATGTTCCGCACGTTCTGGTCCATCGCCCTCCCGGCCGCACGGCCGGCAGCCGCGATGCTCGCGCTGTTCACGTTCGTCGCCCAGTGGGTCAACTTCTTCTGGCCGTCGATCGTGCTCAACAGCCAGAACCCGACGCTGCCACTGGCGATCCGCCTGCTGCAGCAGAACTACTTCGTCGACTACTCGCTGATCATGGCGGGCGTGTTCCTCATGACGCTCCCGCTGCTCGTCCTGTTCGCGTTCGCCGGCCGCCAGCTGGTGGCAGGCATCATGGCCGGAGCAGTCAAGGGCTGATCCTCCACGGTCGGGCCGGCGACGTCGCCGGCCCGACCCGGTGGTCCACGGGCCGCCAGGCACCAGGCCCCGGGACCCGGACGACTGCCTGGCACACGAAAGGGAACTGACCGATGGTGGTCGAGAACTCTCCCCTCGCCCTCGCCGGCGACGACCGACCCACGGCTCCGACGCTCGAGCAGGTCGCCGAGCGAGCCGGTGTGTCCCGGTCGACCGCGTCGCGGGCGATCAACGGCGGGCTGCGCGTCTCACCCGACGCGCTCGCCGCCGTGGAGGCCGCGGTGGCCGAGCTGGGCTACACGCCCAACCGCGCCGCCCGCTCCCTCGTCACGAAGCGCACCGACTCGATCGCGCTCGTGGTACCCGAACCCGATGAGCGCGTCCTGTCGGACCCGTTCTTCGCCGGCACCCTCAACGGGCTCAGCGCCGCGCTCTCCGACTCCGACATCCAGGTGGTCCTGGTGATCGCCCGCCCCGGCGAGAGCGAGCGCACGGTCCGTTACCTGCGCAACGGCCACGTCGACGGCGCGATCGTCGTGTCGCACCACCGCACCGACGACCTCGACCGTGTGCTCCTGTCCTCCCGTGTGCCGAACGTCTTCGTCGGTCGGCCGCTGTCGGTCGACCCGGACGACGTGCACTACGTCGACACCGACAACGTCGCCGGTGGCGAGCTGGCCGCGCGCCACCTCATCGAGCGCGGGACGCGTCGCATCGCGACGATCGCCGGCCCCGAGGACATGTCCGCCGGTGTCGACCGCCTCGCGGGATGGCGGACGGCGGTGCGCGCGGCCGGGCTGCCGGACGACGCGGTCCTGCACGGCGACTTCACGCTCGCGTCGGGCGCGCGCCTCGCGCGCGAGCTCGTCGAGCGGTTCCCGGACGTCGACGGCGTGTTCATCGCCTCCGACCTGATGGCCGCGGGTGCGCTCGCCGCGTTCTCCGAGCTCGGCAAGGACGTCCCGGGCGACATCAAGGTCGTCGGGTACGACAACATCGGGGTGGCCGCGTCCACGACGCCTCCGCTGACGACCGTCGTGCAGCCGGTCGTGTCCATGGCGCGGGCCGCGGGTCAGCGCCTCCTGGCGCAGCTCCACGGCGAGTCGCTCTCACGCGAGCCGCTGATCTTCGCGCCCGAGCTGATCGTCCGCGCCTCCGCCTGAGTCCCGCCCCGCGCGCGAGGCAGGGG
The sequence above is a segment of the Cellulomonas palmilytica genome. Coding sequences within it:
- a CDS encoding ABC transporter substrate-binding protein, whose product is MRKTTRKFLAVTASVASIALLATACSSDDDPAPAGTGGEATPDTSKPITLTVATFNNFGYTEELLAEYSKTHPNVTVKQTIAAKSEDARTNLTTKLAAGGAGLADVEAIEIDWLPELVQSSDKFLDLKSDEVEGRWLEFKTKPATAADGKLIGYGTDVGPEAICYRSDLFEAAGLPSDPAEVAELLGGDGATWDKYFEVGKTFVDKSDSAWFDSANAIYQGMVNQLEAAYENPDGTPIPLGENDAVKGLYETVTGADVQELSAHLGQWSDDWTAAFQKSGFATMLCPAWMTGPIEQNSGGITGWNIADVFPGGGGNWGGSYLTVPAAGPNAEAAKELAAWLTSPEIQIKAFLNAGTFPSQTEALSDPALTGATNKFFNDAPVGTIFGNRYKAIEVTPFKGPNYFSIHTAVGNAITKVDVEKSADSAAAWQGALDEFNALGL
- a CDS encoding carbohydrate ABC transporter permease gives rise to the protein MSVQSPVEPESDLAPAPRQPRRVGFSQTLSRWDVKVSPYLYISPFFILFFITGLFPILYTGYVSVHKWQLLQGQGDFVGFDNYTQVFQQKDFWLSLRNTLSIFVISAVPQVIAAILIAAFLDQNLRAKTFWRMGVLLPYVVAPVAVGLIFGRLFADQSGLINSWLGVFGIDPVGWHVDPLASHIAIATMVNFRWTGYNALIFLAAMQAVPRELYEAAIIDGAGRVRSFFSVTIPQIRATVVFVVITSTIGGLQIFDEPRVFDSAGAGGASRQWLTTTLYLYNTGWSGQYNLGRAAAVAWLLFLLILAIGLVNFALTQRIASGSSSGPGKKAKKQSRRYDANRKSA
- a CDS encoding carbohydrate ABC transporter permease translates to MNSIPAIEQIAGRGAARAAARRTNRRVGGYDRRPHWVSYVLLGIVVLIGILPIYYTLVIGSSDPVAIAQKALPQVFPDASLFDNFKRVIDADAFSFWKAVWNSVVIAVVVSASTVLFSTLAGFAFAKLRFPGRRGLLVFVIATMAIPTQLGVVPLYIIMTKLGWIGHLQAIIVPALVGAFGVFWMTQYLEEALPYELIEAARVDGASMFRTFWSIALPAARPAAAMLALFTFVAQWVNFFWPSIVLNSQNPTLPLAIRLLQQNYFVDYSLIMAGVFLMTLPLLVLFAFAGRQLVAGIMAGAVKG
- a CDS encoding LacI family DNA-binding transcriptional regulator; the protein is MVVENSPLALAGDDRPTAPTLEQVAERAGVSRSTASRAINGGLRVSPDALAAVEAAVAELGYTPNRAARSLVTKRTDSIALVVPEPDERVLSDPFFAGTLNGLSAALSDSDIQVVLVIARPGESERTVRYLRNGHVDGAIVVSHHRTDDLDRVLLSSRVPNVFVGRPLSVDPDDVHYVDTDNVAGGELAARHLIERGTRRIATIAGPEDMSAGVDRLAGWRTAVRAAGLPDDAVLHGDFTLASGARLARELVERFPDVDGVFIASDLMAAGALAAFSELGKDVPGDIKVVGYDNIGVAASTTPPLTTVVQPVVSMARAAGQRLLAQLHGESLSREPLIFAPELIVRASA